A genomic window from Oryctolagus cuniculus chromosome 12, mOryCun1.1, whole genome shotgun sequence includes:
- the CNIH1 gene encoding protein cornichon homolog 1, whose amino-acid sequence MAFTFAAFCYMLALLLTAALIFFAIWHIIAFDELKTDYKNPIDQCNTLNPLVLPEYLIHAFFCVMFLCAAEWLTLGLNMPLLAYHIWRYMSRPVMSGPGLYDPTTIMNADILAYCQKEGWCKLAFYLLAFFYYLYGMIYVLVSS is encoded by the exons ATGGCGTTCACGTTCGCGGCCTTCTGCTACatgctggcgctgctgctcaccGCGGCGCTCATCTTCTTCGCCATCTGGCAC attattgCATTTGATGAGCTGAAGACTGATTACAAGAACCCTATAGACCAGTGTAATACCCTGAATCCT CTTGTACTTCCAGAGTACCTCATCCATGCTTTCTTCTGTGTCATGTTTCTTTGTGCAGCAGAATGGCTTACACTGGGTCTCAATATGCCCCTCTTGGCATACCATATTTGGAG GTACATGAGTAGACCAGTGATGAGTGGCCCGGGACTCTATGACCCCACAACCATCATGAATGCAGATATTCTAGCATATTGTCAGAAAGAAGGATGGTGCAAATTAGCTTTTTATCTTCTAGCATTTTTTTACTACCTATACGG CATGATCTATGTTTTGGTGAGCTCTTAG